The Spinacia oleracea cultivar Varoflay chromosome 2, BTI_SOV_V1, whole genome shotgun sequence DNA segment TGTCCTAGACATACTGCTGTGCTTGAGGACCGTCGAGTTATGATAACCATCACTGATGGCCCTGTAGAGCCCTTTGTGCGCATCATACCTCGACATAAAAATTGCAAAGCTGCAGGAGATAAGTGTACATCATACACTAAAAACATATGGATTGATTATGCTGATGCTCTAAGTATATCTGCTAATGAAGAGGTGACTTTAATGGATTGGGGAAACGCCATCATCAAAGAAATCAAGAGGGATGAGACGGGTACTATCGTGCAGTTATTAGGAGTATTGCATCTTGAAGGGTCTGTTAAAAAAACTAAGCTGAAGTTGACCTGGCTTCCCGAGACAGACGAATTAGTTAGGCTTCAACTTGTGGAGTTTGATCATCTTATTACTAAGAAGAAGCTGGTAATAACTAGTCTATACATAGCAGTATTTATGTCATAGTCATTTGTTAATTTCTTGATTGAATGCATTTTTCTCAGgcgaaaatcaagaaaaagaagGGAGCTAAAACAAAGGAGGAGAAGATGCAGGAGGAGGAAGATTTTCTGAATGCAGTTAACCCTGTCACCAGAAAAGACACCTTTGCACTTGGGGACTCGAATATGCGGAATCGGAATCTGATTCCTGGAGAAATCATACAGCTAGAGAGAAAGGGTTACTTCCGATGTGATGTTCCTTTCTTGAGACATACAAAGCCAGTGGTTCTTTTCGCAATTCCAGATGGAAGGAAGCATAATGTTATGCAGTAACATCTTGACTCTTTGAGTGTTGGGTATGCTGGAAAACTCTCTTGGTTTATCTAACTTATTTGATTATGCTTACTAGGACTAAGGAGAAGGTTGCAGAATTCGTAGTATTGTTCAGTACCCCTTGAGAGTTGGATGTGCAGGGAAGTCCTCTTAGTTTAACTGGTTAACTTAATTATTAGGAACAATTGTTTGATTTCAGAACTTTATCAGCTTAAAGTCTTAAACTCTAAACCATGGCTATCTTCTTACCGAGTACTTGCATATGCAACTTCTGATAATCATGTCTAATCAAGtcaataagttttaataagtcaACTATTTTATAATCATGTCTGGTCATGTTTATCAAGTACCGATCAGGTCCTGTAAATTTCAATTATGTCTAATAAAATTCAATATATGTATGAGTCCAATCTGATCGAGGGTTTGAAAATTCACGTATCATCCGATAAAGGCCTTGTTTGGCAAATGGCTTTTTGATGGCTTTTTGGTTGGCTTTTGGCTGTTGGCTTTTTAATCTGGTCAAACAGCCAAAAAATATGTTTGGTAACTGACTTTTTAGCTTGCTGAAAAGctagcttttccgccaaaaatgaaaagctagtaacactagcttttggagttggcttttggcttttcactatctaaattacttttttgtccttattttttactaattaactaatagttaataattaataattaataattaataattaatcattaataattaataattaataattaataattaataattaataattaataattaataattaataattaataattaataattaataattaataattaataactaataattaataattaataattaataactaataattaataattaataattaataactaataattaataattaataattaataattaataactaataattaataactaataattaataattaataattaataactaataactaataactaaaagttaataattacggagtactccatattaattaatgactaataactaaaagttaataattaataaataattatttattaattaataataattaatcattaattattaattaataattaataattattattaatttaattattattaattattaattattaatcattgattattaattattagttattaattattactccataattattaattaaaataataatttattaatactattgcataaagtaatttatttttaaatttatattttatttatttgtaattacgttttactccgtacataatacaaagtatgtattgaaaaatgaataaaattcattaaatgtccttaaatgtcattttacatagctacagccaacagccaacaactgattttaccaaacatatttgTAACCAATCCATAGTCAAACAGCCAACAAAAGCAGCCAACTTGAACAGCCAGTCAAACCAGCCAAGTAAAACAGCCGACAACCAACGGCCAACAgccaattgccaaacagggccaAAGAAAAAGTGGATTTAACAAAAGGAGTAAGAATATGGTGGAATGGTTGTTGCCACTTGCCACCAAATTGAGCTAAATTAACCAGATTGAGTAGAGAGGGAATCATGATGTCCTAAAACACTGTGAAGTGAAGTAGCTTGTGTAGGTTAAATAGAGTAGGGTTGACAATTGACAAGGCCACATGCATGACAAGTTATATTCTTTAGTCGTAGAATGGTAACGTAAGTAAGAAGGCAAAAGATGTGATGCAGAGATACCACTCTGTCTGTCTGTCACCTTCCTTCTCTTTTAATTCGATCAGTCACATTTCACATTACTCATCACTCACAAAAACTCACTAATAATCCTATTTGACCTCTCATTCACCGATAGATTTTTAGTAGTCTTAACTTCATTTTACAACATGTTTTTGGGTATCAAATCTACATCAGTGCTCtattttttaaagttttttACCCCTCAAAAAAAGTATCTGTACTTTAGAAACATTAGTCCAAAATAAATCACAACTAAATCTAACAAATGAGCCGTTTATATTGGTTTCGGAACGAGTCGATCAATTCAGTTCAGATCATTTTGGGTTACTCATACTTGGGTCGAGTACTTGTTTGGGATGAGTCCATGGGAGTGCATATTTAATTTGGCTTATTGGATGGTCGAATCAAGTCAAGATTTCTGGTCATATCGGAATGAGATTTTTTGAGGTTAGATAAGGTCATTTTGATTAGAAATATCCAATAATACTAATAGCAATAATGATgaaaaatatactccgtaatattttcTTTACTTATTAACGATATACTATTACTCCACTCCTTCCCTAAAAGATTGTTCCATTTGATTTTTAATGGTCTACAAGACACGACTTAAAACGTAAAATCTCTAATTCTACAGgcgtaaaaaaaatataaaaagttgatactcCGATAATATATATTGAAACAAATCtcacaagatctcacatgactaaaTTATTTCTTATACGCTAATAATAATTCATGGTCAAAATTTTCAAAGTTTGACTTAAAAAATTGCAAAGggacaatcttttagggacatAGTGAGTAGGATATTAGGTATAAGACGATTCGGGTCATTTCAGTCCAGGTCAGTTAAGTTCGGTTACTTGATTCTGGTCAATTCGAGTATCAAGTTATATCATATCTACTCAATTTCGagtcagatttgattagtttcaGTTCTGATCATTTTTTGTTCGAGTTATGTTCGGATAGTCATTTCGGGTTAAAGTTGGGTATCAAATCGGACCAATTAGTCGGGTCAATATATTCATTCAGATCAACAAAATTAGGCATTGCTCCGTATTACTCCCTCCAAAAAATTTTAGGAGTTACAATTACTACTCGCGGCCGTGTTTTTTTAGAAGTTATATACAATTTTGGTAACTATTTCACCCACTCttcaattgtttattatttgatATTTTTCTATAGACCCACTTAAATCATACTcgctccgtatttatttaagagatacacttggccgggcacgagtattaagaagaagaattgaatgaaataaaataataaagtaagtggggttgggtagatattttaataagtaaacaagtggggaccatgtcattttgggggttgggaggtggggtgggtttatgaaattatttgtttaataggatagtgggtgatagggtaaattagatgtactacgtattatttaattagatggtgaggttgataagttactaaaaatagcaagtgtatctcttaaataaatacggtcggaaaaggcaagtgtatcccttaaataaatacgaatggagtaattaataatttcaTTTTTGCTAACTTTTATACCCTACTTGtatgattttatatttttcattgtTATCATGCATATAGATGGATCATTAATAACTTAGAAACATTAGAATTACAACTAGATCTGACAAAGGGGTCGTTTTTAGATCAGTTTTGGAACGAGTcaattcatttcaagttattttgGGTCACTCATACTTGGATCGAGTACGTGTTTGGGATGAGTCTGTTTAATTTGGTCTACTAGAAGGTCGGATCGAGTCAAGCTTGGATTTGTTCATATTTGATCATGATTGTTTGGGGTTAGATCAGGTAATTTTGATTAAAAAtgttcaataataataataatagcaataataataatataattatcaatagtaataataataatagcaataattataataatgattattattatcaatagtaataataatagcaATAATGATGGAAAAATATACTCCATTATACTTTCTTTACTGTTTAATGATAAGTTATTAGgatatacggagtactctgtACCTCGTAAACTAACAAATATTAGGTGTCAAATGATTCAGGTCGTTTCGGTCCGGGTCAATTAAGTTTGGTTACTTGGTTTTGGTCAATTAATTAAGTATTGAGTCATATCTGACCAAGTCAATTTCGAGTCGGTTTTGATCAGTTTCGAGTCGGTTTTATACTTTTATGTTTGAGTTAAGTCTGGGTCGTCATTTCAGATTAAAGTTGGGTATCGAAACAAACCAATTAATTTAGATTAATATATTTCAGATGAATTTGGCCAAGTCTATGACAAATTAGGCATTACTCCTTAACAGAAGTATGAAATTTGAAGAGCTAGAAATTAAAACTAACATAAAAATAGGTCTATATGCAATTAAATTTTTAACTCCTCATAGAGAGAGTAACTTGACATGGTTTTCAATTACTAATTTACTACTGTTCAGTTGTTGTCAGTACATTACTAAACACCTTTACACGGTTACACCTATTTGGAATGACACCAACCCTAACatcacatttatttatttccctttttatttattaattgattTCTTCACATACTTCTCACTATATATATTCTCTATCAATCACTTCAATATTACACCAACATTTCAAGTTATTGTTGCTTCTTTCTATCATTTCACAACATTAGAATTATGATAGAATTTCATCTTCATATGCCTCTCTTTGGCACTAAAAAGGAAAGAGAAACTTTGTTTATGCTCTTTCCCATGAAAAACTCCATCCTtttcatcaacaacaacattaaGTAACCCTTCTTAAGGTGCTATATCTCTCCTGAGCTTCCTTTCGGCATAACCCCTTTTTCTCTATGAACTATGTATATATTTCACCATTTCGGATGAAGTACGTACGTACGACTctcgttttcttcttttttatatCGTGATCTTTTCTCTCTTAGCATTCTATTTTCGTTTTACACGTCCTTGTTATAGGGTAATCATTTACCCTTTGGATGTCGTGCCGTTTTTCTTGGCCTTGCAAGGCTTTATCTATTTTCTTCCTTATTCCTAATCACCTTTCATTCCACTCCTTTTGCTTGTctttctctcctccttaatCAAATCTCCCATACTATTCTTGGTCGACTGTCCCTTCTGAGCTAATTACGTTTATTCAAGTATCGAGAGATAACGTTCTTGCATGATTACACAAGAGTTTAAGCGCGCAGCTGATGAGGTCGTAACATATAATCTAGTACTTGGCTCGATCTTTATCATTTGCAGAACCGCTCttttatgtttaattaattttctcCTTTTCCTAGCATAGTACCATGTACGTACTATTGTAGTAGTAAAACTGTACTCTATGTAATATATTATTccaattaatgaattaaattcACAAGTTTGATTGAAGTATGAAGTTGTTAAATCGAGGTTTAGTGGTTCTTTTTGTTAATATTTATGTATTTCTTTTATAAAAGGGCAATATTGTTCAGTTTTCGCTAACAGTCAATGCAAGTTACAGAATGAGAATCAATGTTTTTtttctatataaaaaaaaacttcagATGGATTTGACTATTTGAGTGTCAAATCATCCACCAGATGATAGATTTATTCTGGTTAATTTCGAGTTTTTCCCCATTAATGTAGAGTTTGATCTGAGTGTCAAGTCACCTTGTATGGCCATGAAAGACAGTTTTCATGCTACTATAGTCTATAGACAAGTTGGTAGAGATTCCTGGAAAATAATAAACTTTCTTTTTTAATTGAAAGTTATTCTCAAGATTGTTttttacttaaaaaataaataaaaatgaacCAGAACATTATTGGTATACCTAGGTAATTAGGTAAGTAAAGAGAGTTAGGTCAAGTGATAAGCAGTTTAATGCCGCTTAAAGAAGATTTTTGGGTTCAAATCTCGCGTTATATTCTGGTCACTTTCAACAAGTCATTCAATTTAATTTCGAGTTAATTTGGGCCATATTCAAAGCTTATGAATTACAAATCAAGTGTACATGTCATTTCTGTTATGTTTGTTACAGAGTGctgaataaaataattatatccTCTCATGCATCATGCATGTGCAGGTTATAGTACTGTAATAAATTAAACTGATTATGTCaacagaaaaaaaagaaaaaattaactGAGAAGGTAACATCAAATCCCCCAATATAGCTAATTACCTAGACTTGAAGGAGATTGTCAGATTTCAGAAGTATGTTCAATCCTTTGTAACTTGGAAAATCGAAGTTTCCAACTTTTTTTAACTCTTGAAAAACAATGAAAAATCGTATTCCTAGTTAGTGGTGTTGAAAATCCGGTCCATATTAGTTGACTTCGGTCCGGTCTTCGGTCCTTTAAATTTGGGTTTTCGGGTTATCGGTCATGTTCGGACCGATCGACCctgtttaaattaaattaaaacattatttttttcagTTCCTTAAATTCAtgtattattttcttttgttttcataCTCTTTAATCTTCATGTATTATATCCATCTCTACTCCCTTTGAAAATGGAGAATCAAAGCGTGAAAGATTGTCTAACTATACtttttttggaaataaataacCACGAAAATTATATGAAGGCATAGTCAATAATTGTGGTCCATCCTGTCCGGTCCGGGCTTAGACCGGAATTTTTCCAGTCTGTCTTGATTCCAATTCGGTTTCGGACCGGCTTGCAGCCCTACCTACTTACGTTGGTCGACACATGATCTTGACATGCATTTCTCAGttgcaaaaacaaaacaaaaaatctATTTAAACTTACAAAAAATTGTCTTTCATTGCTCAATATTATGTCTCTTAATACATGATTCTATTCAATATTTACAGAAGATGACTCTCTGTAActcctctcttttttttcttcgtCAATTTCCTGGAAATTTTGTGATCACACATCCTACAGAACTACAGGTGTAATACAAAAttacatacttcgtatatcaATTTCTATACAAGAAAtctggacaaaaaaaaaatggggCAACACATCTGTCTGTAaagaaatacaaaagaaaagaaaaagatagaGCTGACCATAAGCCGTACGTGCTAGGCTATAGCATGAGCGAGCCGTGCTGTGTCTGATCGGCTCTAGAAAAACTGATCAACTACCTGTAGCAACATATTGGTTGAGAGAACAAAACCAAGATTTCCGGCCTTCAACATGGGAAGATGATCGCCGTAATCTGACTCTTCCACACCTACTTAACTGGTTTCTAAAACTCCGGTTCCCGGTCCCACCAATAATAGAAGGACTAGTCTCTGATCCTCCACAGCAACCCGAGTTGAGTTTCATAGATGGAAATCTTTGACAGCTCAAAGAACGGAATGAGGAATTTAGAGGGGAGACTTGGttggaggaggaagaagaagaagaaactgGAGGTGGCTTGCAAAGAGGCATTGTCAAAGAGGCACGCTCGTTTTTCTCACACGAGCACCCACAAAATGACAATGACAAGCTCGTCCTACCGATCTCTTTGGGTATGACTCTTATCCCTGGAAGTTTGACGAATGAGACAATGCCATGTCGGCAGAGAGGACACGGGATTGAACCTGGTGGACCGTTGGTGACAGACGAGGAGCAGTTCATGGTGCATAGGTATAATGCACATCTTGCGCAGAACTCATGACCACAACCTGTACAGGACATATGTTACATTGATGATCAGACATAATTAAAGTTGATGC contains these protein-coding regions:
- the LOC110776030 gene encoding glutamate--tRNA ligase, cytoplasmic isoform X3 encodes the protein MHHTEGSSPLQNNKTSSGASTNQNLMEWDKLWTINKKIIDPVCPRHTAVLEDRRVMITITDGPVEPFVRIIPRHKNCKAAGDKCTSYTKNIWIDYADALSISANEEVTLMDWGNAIIKEIKRDETGTIVQLLGVLHLEGSVKKTKLKLTWLPETDELVRLQLVEFDHLITKKKLAKIKKKKGAKTKEEKMQEEEDFLNAVNPVTRKDTFALGDSNMRNRNLIPGEIIQLERKGYFRCDVPFLRHTKPVVLFAIPDGRKHNVMQ
- the LOC110776030 gene encoding glutamate--tRNA ligase, cytoplasmic isoform X4, whose translation is MTNNKGERGGASTNQNLMEWDKLWTINKKIIDPVCPRHTAVLEDRRVMITITDGPVEPFVRIIPRHKNCKAAGDKCTSYTKNIWIDYADALSISANEEVTLMDWGNAIIKEIKRDETGTIVQLLGVLHLEGSVKKTKLKLTWLPETDELVRLQLVEFDHLITKKKLAKIKKKKGAKTKEEKMQEEEDFLNAVNPVTRKDTFALGDSNMRNRNLIPGEIIQLERKGYFRCDVPFLRHTKPVVLFAIPDGRKHNVMQ